One Synechocystis sp. LKSZ1 genomic window, TTTTGTCCTTGGCTCAGGATCTGGGCCTTTCCACCGTCCAGCGCTCCATTGATAAGTCGGAGTTGCTGATTGCCGATGAAGTCTTTCTCAGTGGGACGGCCGCCAAGATCACCCCGGTTAAACGCATTGAGAGCTTTGTTTTGCCGACGGAACGGCCCATTACCCAACAGTTAAAAACGGCCCTGACCGCCATTACTGAAAATCGGAATCCCCAATACGCCCATTGGGTAAATACCATTTCCCTAGACTAGACTTTTAGTCAGACCCTTCGTATCCTGTCTACCCACCCCACCTACGTTAGGAATCCTGTGTCTTATCGCCATCGTTGCCTTGCCATTTTATTTGGTTTGGGATTAGTCAGCGGAGCCGGCCCCAGTTATGCCCAGGCTCTGTTACCCTATGCTCCCAATCTTGACAGCCGTCAACTCGAACAGCAGGGTATTACTCTGACCGAAGATGTCCTCCAATTAGTACGATTCCAGCAGTATGATCTGGCTCTGCCCCGAGCCAAGCTAGCAACCCAATTGGCCCCGAACCGATTTCAGACTTGGTTTATTTTAGGAACCCTCTATCTGCAAGAAAAAGAAATTGACCGGGGAATTGAAGTTTTACTCAAAGCCCAGGCCTTAGCCCCCGAAGAAGCCGGCATTAAATTTACCCTTGGTAGTGCCTATTTCCAAAAGGGGGATTATCCTGCCGCTATCTCCGCTCTCCAGGCTGGCCTCCAGCAGAAGCCTGATAGCACCTCGGCTCTGTTTGATTTAGGTAATGCTTACCTGAAGCTGAAGCAATATCCTGAGGCCATTACTACGTTTGAGAAGGCGGTTGGCACCGATAAAAGCTTCTGGCCAGCCATCAACAACATTGGACTAATCCAGTATGAACGAGGCGATAGCGAAAGCGCTCTCCAACAATGGCAACGGGCCTTGGCCCTGGATCCGGAACAGTCGGAACCCCAATTGGCCGTAGCGGTACTCCTCTACAAGCAAGGCAAGACCGCCGAAGGTCTCCAGCAGGGAGAAGCGGCCCTGAAGCGG contains:
- a CDS encoding tetratricopeptide repeat protein — its product is MSYRHRCLAILFGLGLVSGAGPSYAQALLPYAPNLDSRQLEQQGITLTEDVLQLVRFQQYDLALPRAKLATQLAPNRFQTWFILGTLYLQEKEIDRGIEVLLKAQALAPEEAGIKFTLGSAYFQKGDYPAAISALQAGLQQKPDSTSALFDLGNAYLKLKQYPEAITTFEKAVGTDKSFWPAINNIGLIQYERGDSESALQQWQRALALDPEQSEPQLAVAVLLYKQGKTAEGLQQGEAALKRDSRYAELKFLEENLWGEKLLQDTRVFFANPTMQALIKNLPPVVEEKDQG